In the genome of bacterium, the window TTCATGTTTATTTCCGCTGCAGCGAAGTCGAGCAGCTTCTCATTGATCTCCGCGAGCGCCTGATATGGCTCCGGCTTTGAAGGCTCTTTCTGAATGGCTGCTTCCAGTTTTGCTTTTGCGTCCTGAAGAGTGTTCGGGACGTGAGCTTGCTGCTCCTGGAAGTCTTCGGTGTGGAACAGCGCAGGGATCAAGACATCCTTCTGATGCAGATCTCCAGGAACGAGCGCCCACGCGATGGAGGTGAATACAAAAACCAACGCGGGCGAAACGCCCGCTCTACTTTGTTTCATAACACCTCCACCTTTTTGGACCAGCGAGATTGGTTGTGCGCAAAATCTTCGCCGAAGATTTGCAGCTCATAGATTCCTGGAGGCAAATCGGCAGGTACGTTGATATAACCCACCGATGCTTTTTCGTGTTGACTCCATTGGATTCGCACAGGTTGCAACGTGTTCAGTCGCGCGTAAAGGTAGCGCGTATCCTGATCCGCCTGCACAATGATTTTGATGAGCCGTCCTGCTCTGAACTTTCCTTCCCAGCGCGCGCGGAATAACGGCGGACGGCTATCCACAACGAAGGATTTCGTTTCCTGATACTGATTCCCTTGCTGGTCCCGAAGAACAATCCGGCAATGATACGTTCCATCTTTCATCGTTTTCGGAACGAGAAAGCGCGTTTGCCATACATCTTCCTGAGTTAAATATTGAAGCTCCTTGATCAAACCGAAAGGGAAGATTGCGGTGACAGAAACGATGTCCGGGTCCGTTTTGATTCGTAGAAGCGGATCACCGGGACGAATCAAGCGAGGTCTGAGCAAAGATCTGGGCGCCGCAAGAAAGGAGGTGTACGGCGTAACGAATTTGTATTTCTTCGCAAGGGCGATGATTTCATCGATCGAAGCGGGGTCTTCTCCTTCCAATTCCATTTTGCGAAGCAGGAAATCGACTCGACGTCTTGCCCAACCGCGTGGAATAAAATCATGCTCTGTTGCTTCCTCTGGAAAATCCACCGTCTTTTCCAGCGAAACATGTTTTCCCGCTGAGTCTCCTTTCACAGTGAGTGAAATATTTTTTGAAGCGCTTCTATATCTACCGAACCAATCAATCGCGGAGCCGTTGTAAGCCTTTGTTGGCTCGGCCGGGTAAACCTGTTCGATTAGCTTCGGCTGTGATGCTTGCAGGACAAGATTGGAAACTGGGTACTGCCCGATTTTTGCAAAGAACGCTTCCAGCTTGAAGGAGAGGTCTTCGTTCTCAGTTGCCCAATCAAAGTGCCCGTTGCTGCGATCTGCCAATTCGGCAAGTAGATTTCGATTTGTATCGGAACCGATTCCAAACGAGAAAGCGCGGAAGCCCGGGTTGCCGGTCTTAAAAGACTCAACCAGCTTCCTGCTTTGCAATTCGGTGAGAGTTGGATTTCCATCCGTGATCGTCACCAGATAACGTTCACGGTTTTTTAGTTGCGCGGAATGCTTGAAGGCTTCTTGAAATGCTTTTTGGAAATCGGTTCCACCCATCAAGTACTGTGATTTGAAAAAGGTGAGCGCAAGATCAATATTCGAAGGGATCGCAGGCGAAGGCGTAGTGGCAAATGACTTCACCTCCTGATGAAAGAGCAACAACATAAACTCATCCTGATTCGTCAAATGGCGCAGAAAATATTCCAGCGCTTCGTAAGTTCGTTCTAGTTTTTCCCATCGCATGGAAGAAGAGGTATCGACAAGAATCAGCACAGATTTCGGTTCCCTTTCTTGTTTCGGCTGTTTTTCATTCAGCCCAGCAGATAGCCAGAAGTAGCCGTTCTCTTTTTTGTCGGAAGCGGGCGTTTGAAATGCAGTGACCGGCTGAGCGCCGCCGCGCAAATTTCTTTCTGAACCACGAAAGGGCAGGAAGTAGAGAGCGCTTTCGGCGGAATCGAGTTTGTATTGAAAAGCGAAGTCTTCCGTGAGCGTAATGTTGGTCGCCTGAAAACTTCCGGAGATGCGTTGCTGAGATTGAATCTGGTACTGAACCGGATACGCTGCGGACACCAGCTGGAAATCTGCGAGTGGGGCGTCGCTCAGAATTTCAAGGCTCAAAGTGAGCTTTCCCACTATTTGCGCGCGGTAGAGGTCAGGTTTTAAAGGCAATGAGAAAAACGATTTCATGCCTTCGATCGGAAGCCGTTGCGTGTATTCCATTTCGAGACGTTTGGTTCCATAGCCGGGGATTGGAACAATCCTTGCGGAAAAAATGTTCGCCATTTTCGGACCTTCTTCCGCGCCCTCTTCCTGCTGCAGCAGCCCGGGGTCGATTTCCTGCATTCGAAGCTGATCGTAAATTTCGGAAGCGCGTTTCCGTTCCAGAATGACCCCGGGAATCCGGATGACGCCATCCCACACAGCAAAATCGGAGATGGCTGCATCCCCGGGAATCGCAAACACATACTTTCCTTCTTGCACGAGGGGCGTATGATTTCCAAAGATTTGCTGAATTCGAATGCGCGCGTACTGATGATCCACGCGAATCTGAATGTGAGCCTCATCCAGAGTGAGAATATTAGCGTCGGGTTCCTCATTTTCAGCCGGAAGGAGCACACCGATATCCGCCTGACAGAGGATCGGGACCAGGCTAAATAAGATCAGGTATCGTATTAAGCTTGTCATACTTCATTTGTAGTAGCCCGCCATCCGTTCCCACGTAAAGAAGATTTTCATCGGCGGCAAAGGCGGTAACGTTCAGGCTCGGCAACTCCCGGGAAACATTCTTCCAGGAGCGATTTTTGGTGTCGTACACGTAAAAGCCGCGGTCGAGAGTCCCGCAGAATAAATACCGTCCATCGTAAAAGAGAGCGTTCGGGTTCATTTCCAGGTCTTCCGGGAGAGCAGGGAAGTCGCGCCATTCTCCTGATTGCGTTCGCAGCTGGATGCCGCTTCCGTACGTTCCCACGAAAAGTTGTTTTTCGATGCTGATCATGGCGTTGACCCAGTTTCGCTTCAATCCGGAATCCATCTGAGTCCAGCTTTCGGTGATCCTCATTTTGGAAATGCGGGAAATTCCGCCCAACGTGCCAAGGTAAATCTGATCGCCGTCCGCTGCCATCGTGTAGATGTGATTGTTCACAAGTCCATGGAAGGCATAGATCGATTTCATGGAATCTCCTTCCTTGAGCGTGAATCCTTGAGTCGTTGCGATTGCCACGGCTTTGCCTTCAGGATCCAGGGGCATTGTTTGCATGACGCGGTCGCTGAGGAGTCCATCTGACGTGCGATAGACCTTGCGCGAGCGATCCGGTTCGAAGATCACGAGTCCGTTCGCCGTAGAAACGTATACTCTTCCTTTCCAATCTTCAGAAAGGTGATTGATGCAGAAGAGATTTTCATCACTCCAGTGGGTGATCGAGTCTCTGCCGGCAGAAACGATGTCGAGTCCACGATCGAAATATCCCACCCAGAGTTCGCCATTCCTTCTGCGCAACAGTGTGGACACATTGGCATCCTTCAAAAGAGTCGAAGGAGTGTTCCACGTTTTCCATTGAACGTGCGCCGCGGAGGTTTGCAGGTAAGAGATTTCCAGACCGGAGAACGCAAGAATTTCGGAATCGAGTTTTTTCACGAAGGAGGGAGCGCGCCGCGGTAGCGCTGACGTCCGCGCTACGTTTGCGGCGCTGCGTTGCGTGTTGAAGGGAAGCACACCGCGATCGCGGGTGGCGACCCAGAGGAGAGGATGTTCGATGACGAAAGATGTTGCGAACAAATTCTTTGCGAGCGTTCGGAGTTTTTTTCCTTCCAGAATCTGAACTCCTGCTGCTGTGGAAACATAGCAAGCGTCTCCCTTCGATTGCACCTGCGTGATCAGGAAGTCTTGAAGCCCCTTCTCTTTTGTGTAGTGCTCCAACACTCCTGCTTCGTAAACATGAAGACCATTCTGAAAAGTTCCAATGCAAAGACGCTGATTTTTACCTGAGAGACTCGTGATTCTCTCTTTCTGCAACTCCGGTAAAAACCTTTGAAAGTTTTGCCCGTCAAACGCAAGGATTCCGGCACTGGTTCCAGCAAGCAAGACTCCTTGTTCCGTAACATGCAAAACGTGAACCGATCTTTCTTCGGCTTTTGCCGGTAAAAACTGAGACCACCGATTGTTCGAAAAACAGAGGAATCCGGCATCAGCCGTTCCGATCCACAGAGATTCATTCAGGATTGCGAAAGCGGTCAGATCGTGGGAAGGGAGTCCTTCCAGCGTTGTCCATTGTTCGAGACGGCGTCCTGTCCGGTCGAATATTACTAATCCATTGGAAGTAGCCGCAAAAACCTTTTCCTGAAATTTAACAACATCCCTGATCGCATAAGGAGCGCTCAACAGGCTCGCCTGCAGATTGGGAGCCAGGCTGAAATCCTGAATTCGAATCCCGACTGTTTGATTTTCGGCGGCTTGTCGTTTTGCTTGAGCTAAAGCGTTTTTCGCTTTGTGGATTTGCCGGAAGGAAGCGCCGGCAATGATTGCTGCCAACACGAGAACGGCGGCGATAAAGGCAGCGAGCCTCCTCTTCCTCAACACGCTTCTTAACATGTCCCCTCATTGTGCAATGGTTGTGCCACTTAGCTCGCAGGCGGGACGCCCGCGCTACGTGTGTCAAGCAGGACACATTCAGTCTACTAAATCCTCAGCCTTTTCAATTTCCTGTGTGAAGTTTTCGAGAGTTTTCGAAACCACCTGAATCTGGTCTTCTGCGACTTTCCATTTCCTCTGTTCAATCGCTTCCCGAATCGCGGGTAATGCCTTCGCCGCGTAGCCCGTATAGATGCCGGGAGCGTAGATCTGATGAGTGAACCACGGGCGTCCCGGCAGCCCTTCTTTTTTAGTCAACGCGCGCTCGGTCAGCATCAGGATCGAGTTCAATTTCTGAATCTCCTCACTGGAAAGTTTTCCCTTTTTCACAGCATCGTTATAGGACTTCTCATATTCCTTTGCCTTCTTTTCCAATCTGGTTGCGGCATTTTGCAGGGGAGCAAAATTCAAATGCGGCACCGGTTCCTGCATTTCGGGCGTCACATACTTCTTCGTTGGATCGAAGTACGCTTCGAAAATCTTCTCCTGGATCATTGTGTTCTTGATTTCAGTTTCTTCACGCATCTGGTCAGCTAGTTCCTGAACCTCTTTCACGTAACCGCGAATATTGTCGGCAAGACCGGTAAACTCAAAGGGAAGGATTTCGGCATTCGCCAGTCTTAGAACACATCGTCCACCCGTTTTGGCAAGCGTGACACCATAAGCAAAATCCGTATCCATGAACCGCACGTAATGATCGAACGAATCATAAATGGAATGGTATTGCCCGTATTCTTCTTCACCGCCGAACCCGATATTCAGAGATGCGATCCCGGCATACTGTAGGAAAGGCGTGTAATCGGAACCTGATCCGGCGGCCGGAAGACGGAGGTCCTCACGCTCTTTCGCTTCCTTTTTCGCTTTGGGGTCACCTTCCACAAAGAAATAAGACCGGAGCCGTTGTTGCACGCTGATTTTTTTCTGTGGATCTTCCACATCGCGAACGACCTGGTTCAGAAATTTTTCCAGCGTTTGTGAGCCTTGGGCATCAAAGAAGCCGCGAGAGTTGCTATCCGTGTTGATGTAAGCCACGGCTTTGAGTTGAAGCTCTTCGCGATGCGTTTCGACCCATTCAGTGGAACCCAGGAGACCCTGCTCTTCCGCATCCCAGCCCGCGAAAACGATTGTGCGTTTCGGCTTCCATCCGGTTTTTGCAAGCTCTGCCATCGCGCGCGCTTCTTCCATCAATGCAACCATCCCGCTGATCGGATCCGTCGCCCCGTTGACCCACGCATCGTGATGATTTCCCCGCAGGATCCACTGGTCGGGATAAACGCTCCCTTTCATTCGCGAGATGACATTGTAGATGGGGACGATGTCCCAATTGAACTCCAGCTTAAGATGAACTTTTGCAGGACCCGGACCGATGTGGTACGGAATAGGCAAGTTTCCACGCCAGGCTTCCGGAGCCGCCGGGCCCCCTAACGCGCGAAGCAGAGGCAATGCGTCTTTGTACGAAATTGGAAGCACCGGCACTTTGGTGATCGAGTTCGAGTCTTCGCGGCGGATCCGTTTTGCATTTTCCGTTGCCCCTACAAATGGCGTGAGCGGATCCCCATCATGTTCGGTAAAATCCATGACTGAGCCTCTTTGCACGCTGTTCTCATTTCGCCAGCCACCTTTTGGATAGACATCCCCGTAGTAGTAGCCGTCATTTCTGGGATCGGAGTAAATGATGCATCCGATTGCGCCGTTCTCAGCCGCAACCTTTGGTTTGACACCGCGCCAGGATGCGCCATAGCGCGCGATCACAATCTTTCCTTTTACATCGATGCCGCGGAGTTTGAGATCCTCATAGTCTTTGGGAACACCGTAATTCACATAAACAAGCTCGCCGGTTACATCTCCATCCCTCGAGTACGCGTTGTAAGTGGGGAGCTGTTCCTCCTTTTGACCGGAGGTTGCATCATCTTTTATCTCCGGTTCAGTCAACTCTGCCTTATATGTTTCCGGCTCAATCATTTCAAGAATGCGCGTTTTTGGCGTTGGAAACAACACGCGGAATTGCTCAATTTGCGTGTCGTAGCCCCAGGACCGAAACAGTCCGGCCATGAATTCAGCATTCTCTTTGTCGTAAGGCGATCCCGTATGATGAGGACGCGCGCTGAGCTTTTTCATCCATTCGCGTAGATTTTCAGCTTTCAGGTGGCTGTCAAATTTACTCTCTAGCTGCTTCTGTTCAGCCGCTTGTTTTTCGGTAAAGCCAAGAAGCGGTTTGTCCTCGGAAACTGCGGAAACAAAAAATGGAAATAGGAAAATGAATATGACAAGAATCCATGAACGACGCATCCAGTCCCTCCTTAATTTCGGTTTTCATTGTAACCGCCAAGGCGCCAAGACGCCAAGTCTCCTTTGTGTTAAATTGAACGCTTATGTCTGAAATCATTTTGGAAGTAAAGCACGTTACGAAGAGGTATGGAACACTGGTTGCTGCGAATGACGTGAGCTTTCAAGTTTACCGGCAGGAGATTTTTGGAATTCTTGGCCCGAACGGAGCAGGAAAAACCACTACACTGGAAATGATTGAGACGTTACGTCCGATGGATTCCGGCGATGTCTTTCTCAACGGCCTGGACATCCGGAAGGATCCTCAGCAGGTGAAGCGAAGCATTGGAGTGCAGCTTCAGAGTTCTTCATTCTTTGATAAGTTATCGTTGTCTGAGCTGCTGATTCTGTTTGGTGAAATCTATGGGAGGCGAGTGAAACCGCTGCAGCTGCTTCAGGAAGTCGAATTGCAAGACAAAATCGAAGCGCGGGTAAATCAGTTGTCGGGTGGGCAGAAACAACGCTTCTCCATCGCTGCGGCGCTGGTGAATGATCCGGTGGTTCTATTTTTAGATGAGCCAACCACCGGGTTGGATCCGCAGGCCAGGCGCCATCTCTGGCAGGTCATCCGTAAGATTCGCGAGGAAGGCAAGACAGTGGTTTTGACGACTCATTACATGGAAGAAGCGGAAGAGTTGTGTGATCGCGTTGCGATCATGGACTACGGCAAGATTATTGCGATGGCTCCGCCTCAAGAGTTGATTTCCCGGCTCCTGGAATCAGGATTCACGAAACCGCGCGCAGAAAGATTGGCCACGCTGGAAGATGTTTTTCTGCAGCTCACGGGACACACTTTGCGGGAGGAACAGTGAGGTTGAAGTGGGTGTTGATCGCGGCTGCGCTGAAAATGTTCTTTCGCGAAAAAGAAGCTGTGTTCTGGACGCTGTTCCTTCCACTATTCATGATCGTCTTATTTGGGTTTGTAAAATTTGACCGGCTTGGCACGATTCAACTCGGCATCGTCGATCAGTCCGGCGGCAAAATCAATTCGATCTTATCCTCACTTTCCGCAATAAAAACAATTCAAGTGCATCATGGAAATCAGGATGCGGAATGGAAAGCTCTGCAAAAAGGTGAACGCGATGTGGTTCTTCTGATTCCTCCCGGTTATCAAGACGGACAGAAGCTCATCGCATATACAAATGACGCTAAGCCTCAGGAAACGCAGCTGGGAGCATTGATTTTGCAGCGGATATTCGATGAGGTCGCTCTGCAGCGCGCAGGGAATTCGCAACGAATCCAGGTGGTCACGCAGCCGGTCAAGAGCCGGAAATTGACGTATATGGATTTTCTATTGCCCGGCATACTCGCGATGTCGATCATGCAGATGGGAGTATTCAGCGTTGCTTTTGTATTTGTCGATTTGAAGAAACGCGGAATTCTGCGCCGGTTAAGGGTTACCCCTTTAAATACAAATGATTTCATTCTTGCCCATGTGGTTACTCGGCTGATTGTGTTGCTTTTACAGGTGACGTTGTTGATTGCATCCGGAGTGATCTTCTTTCATTTGAATTTCATTGGAAGTCTGTGGAATTTATTTGTGGTAGGAGTGCTCGGGTCGATCGTATTTCTTGCGATCGGGTTCTGTATTGCGGGTGTCTCCAAATCAGAGGACCAGGTAGCCCCGCTTGCGAATGTCATCACGCTGCCGATGATGCTGCTCTCGGGCGTTTTTTTCAGCAGGGCGAACTTGCCGGGGTTTGCCCACGTGATCACGAGTGTTTTCCCGCTTACTTATCTCGCTGATGGACTGAGAAGCATTGCGATCGATGGCGCAGGTTTGCGGGAAGTTTTGCATCCGATGGCCGGACTTGGAGTATGGTGCGTCGTTTTTTGTTTCCTTGCGGTGAAACTCTTCCGGTGGGAATGATACGGTGCGCGGGCATCTTGCCCGCATTACAGGCCGCGGACTTCCAGTCCGCAGGCAGGATGCCTGCGACCCGTAATGCGGGCTGGAAGCCCGCGCTCCTTACTGTTCATTGTGAAGCACTTACATCCATGCTAGAATTTTCGTGAAACGGTCTATATAAGAGGAGGTACACGATGACAATATCTCGGTGGTTAACAGTCTTACTTGTTTCACTCGTTTTTACAGTTCCGTCATTTGCTGTCACGGATGAAGAAATTTTTCGTGCTTTCAGCTTGAACCTTACCACTCCAGGCGCCCGCGCGATCGGAATGGGCGGCGCTTTCATCGGACGCGCAGATGATGCGACCGCGGCCGAGACGAATCCAGCCGGACTGACGATACTTGCCCGACCGGAAATCTCTCTTGAATATCGTCATCGCGATAGCCGCAGGTTCGAGACACGCATTACCAACATGCCTATTACCAATCTCGACTCGACTCCAACTCCTCCGAACATAGGGACCAACTTCGGTCTCGCGGATTTCAGGGCGACCGATGAGCTGGATCAAGTGAATGCTCTCGGATTCGCGAGCTACGTCCATCCTTTTGAGAACTGGACTCTGGGCATTTCGCGTCACGAACTGATCAACGCTGAAGCCACTGTCTTTGGTGAGGTTAGCGCCAGCCCATTCCATTTCCTCGAACCAAATAGTTTCAGCGGCGCAGCGGAAATTTCAGACGTTAACTACGGCTTTACAGGTGCGACCAAAATAGGAGATCACGTCTCGCTGGGAGGCACTCTGAAAATCAGCGACTTCAGCATTCGCTCGAATATCGGCGCTCGTCAAAAAGCCCAGCCTGGATTCGGCGATCATTTTACATCTATTTACGATACCTCCGACGTTAAAGTCGGGATCAACCTCGGCGTTCTTGTAGCTCCGGTTTCCTGGGTGTCGATCGGAGCAGTTTACAAATATGATCCACAGTTCAACTTAAGGACCATCGTTACCAACGTTGATAGCGCTGATGGACCGCAGCAAGTTGTAACAAACGTTGGCTTTGACGTCCCGGACCAGCTGGGAACCGGCGTCTCGGTAACAGCCGCCGATTTTACGGTTAATTTTGATGTGATTCGTGTTTTTTATTCGCAACTGGAAGACGTTCAAGCCGGGTTTTCGCTATTCACCCATTTGCTTCCTTTTCCGAAGGAACAGGTTGTTTTCAGAATCGACGACGGAACAGATATTCATGTGGGTGCAGAATATTTGATTCGAGCCGAATCGAGTGTTCTCGCTTTTCGTGGCGGATTTTACAGGCAATCCCGTAACCTCTTCTACTTTGTTACTGCGCCTGCCGCCGGCGATTTTCTGGTTCCCATTTTTGATACCGAAGCTCATGATCCGTTGAACCATATTACTATCGGGGGTGGGGTGACATTTGGCCGTGTTCAGTTTGATGCTGCAGCCGATTTCGCATTAGAAGATGAGATTCGCGAAACCGGTCTTCTTACTGATAGGACGGAAGTTTCCCGTAGAGGTTTCGAACTCGTACTTTCATCGGTTGTGAGGTTTTAAGGGAGTTAGGGAGATAAATCAGGGATAATGGAGAGTAAGAATGAAGGTTCTCGCCTAAATCTTCTGATCTCTCCACTTATACTGATCGCCACGTTTTTGATCACAGTTCCCGCTTTCGGCCTTGAGTGGCACAAAGCTTACGAAAGAGGGCGTGACAAAATCAAGAGTGGAGATTGCGCGCAAGGCCAACCTCTCATGCTTGAAGCTTTACGGGGAAATCCCAAAGCTGATCCGCGCACTCCCACGTACGGCACGATGGTGATTGAGTATTTCCCTCAATACTATCTTGCATATTGCGCTCTGGAAGCAGGCCGAATCCCGGAAGCTCAGAGGTATTTGAAGGAAGCAGAAGGGAGTCGTATTACTTCATCCAAGCTTGCAAAAGAATTTGATTCACTCAAGGCAAGACTTACAAAGGCGGTTCAGCAGCAACAGCCACCGCCGGACAAACCGGTGGAAAAACCGGTCGTTGAAGAGAAACCGCCACAAAAGCCTCCTGTCATCGAAACCAAACCGGAACCGCCTATTGAGGATGCGAAAAAGGACAATCAGGTTGCGATCCAGTCTGCTTTGCGCGAAGCGAATAGGGCCCTGCTGGAAGGACACTACGATGATGCACGCGCGGCAGCGAATCGCGCACTGCGCCTCGATTCGAGCAACCGCGAGGCGCGAAGCATATTGGGCCAGATTACCGCGCGGCAGGCGGAGGAACAACTCGCAAAAGAGAAACAACAGAAATTTAAAGATGTGGAAGAGGCAATCAGAAGGAAGGATTTTGATACGGCAGAGAATCTCGCCCTCGCTTTGAAAGAACAGTATCCATCCGAATCGCGCGTGGGAAGTCTCCTTCAGCAGATTGAGAGTGAGCGGAATGCGCTGGTTCAGGATCAAAAAGACCAGGAATTGCAAAAAGAGTTTCAAAAGAATGCGGAGCGGGAAGTGCTGACCGCTTATTACCGTGGGGAGTATGATCATGTAATTCAGCTTGCAAATCAAAATCTTTCCAGGGCCAGGCAAAGTTGGAGGCTGCATTTCTTTCTTGGTTGTTCATACGCGGCTCTTTCCATGTTGGAAGAGAAGGGCACGGAGGATCGTTTAAGGCTGGCGCGTGAATCCTTCCGGCGAGCAAGATCGTTATCCAGCGCCCGTTCGCTTCCTCCTCATATTTCTCCGAAGATATTGGAAATATACAGATCCTCCTGAAATGAGGCCGAATGAAATGCCCCAACTGTTCCACCGACCTAAAGCCTAAGACCCGCTTTTGCCCTTCCTGTGGAACAAATGTTGAATCGTTCACCGCTGAAAATCTGATTCCGGATTTCGATCCGAAAATTGCTGCTCTGGAGAAGGCTCTTGGCAACAAGTATAAGATCTTGCGCAGAGTCGGTTCCGGTGGTTTTGCGGACGTGTATCTCGGTGAACATACGCAGCTTGGCCGTCAAGTGGCGATCAAAATCCTCCGGGTTGCTGAAGATGAGGAAATGATTGAGCGTTTTCGAAGAGAAGCGCGCGCAGCTGCAAAGCTTTCGCATCCCAACATCATCGATATTTACGATGTTGGCGATAACCAGGACATTTACTACTTCGTGATGAAGTACATTCCCGGGGATACGATGTCTCAGAAAATGCGGCGCGAAAAAAAAATCTCACCGGGGACCGCAATCGAGATTACAAAACAACTGGTTGACGCATTGGCATACGCACACGATCGCGGTGTTGTTCATCGCGACATCAAACCTGCCAACGTATTGCTCGATGAGTTTGGCAAACCTGTCTTGATGGACTTTGGCATCGCCCGCATGGCTTTTGTGGGTCAGCTCACACGAACCGGCACATTGATGGGAACCCCGCATTATTTGCCACCGGAGCAACCTCTCGGCAAAACGGTTGATGGGCGAAGTGATATCTACAGTCTGGGAATCATGTTTTATGAGATGCTTGCCGGTCGCGTGCCGTTTCATGATGACGCTGCGATCGCTCTCATCTACAAACACATTAACGAGCCACCGCCTCCTCTGAAAGATCTTGCGCCTGAACTCGCCACCGAGCTCACACAGGTCGTTCACAAAATGATAGAGAAGTCGCCGGAGAATCGTCATCAATCGGCGCATGAGCTGTACGATTCGCTCGAATCCCTTTCTACCATCTATCCAACGCGCAGCACACCATCGCGCCGGAGCACGCCGGGGATCGCGAAGGACACGGAAAAGTTGATTATGCTGGCTGAGGAGAGTCAGCAGCAATACAGATACGCTCAGGCTCTGGAACTGTATGGCGCGGTCTTACAACGACGGCCGGATCATAAAGATGCCGCACAAAAACGGGAAACCCTGATTGGATTGTTTCTGGAAAGCATAACGACTGACATTACGCAAAAAGAATTTCAGAAAGCTCGAAATTCGTTGATGGAGTTGCAGAAAATCGTTCCCCGTGACGCCCGGGCGTCGCAATTACTGGCTCAACTGGAAAGTGAAGAGCAAAAATTCAATAAAGAAAAAGAATTTCGATCTCATT includes:
- a CDS encoding VIT and VWA domain-containing protein, whose amino-acid sequence is MTSLIRYLILFSLVPILCQADIGVLLPAENEEPDANILTLDEAHIQIRVDHQYARIRIQQIFGNHTPLVQEGKYVFAIPGDAAISDFAVWDGVIRIPGVILERKRASEIYDQLRMQEIDPGLLQQEEGAEEGPKMANIFSARIVPIPGYGTKRLEMEYTQRLPIEGMKSFFSLPLKPDLYRAQIVGKLTLSLEILSDAPLADFQLVSAAYPVQYQIQSQQRISGSFQATNITLTEDFAFQYKLDSAESALYFLPFRGSERNLRGGAQPVTAFQTPASDKKENGYFWLSAGLNEKQPKQEREPKSVLILVDTSSSMRWEKLERTYEALEYFLRHLTNQDEFMLLLFHQEVKSFATTPSPAIPSNIDLALTFFKSQYLMGGTDFQKAFQEAFKHSAQLKNRERYLVTITDGNPTLTELQSRKLVESFKTGNPGFRAFSFGIGSDTNRNLLAELADRSNGHFDWATENEDLSFKLEAFFAKIGQYPVSNLVLQASQPKLIEQVYPAEPTKAYNGSAIDWFGRYRSASKNISLTVKGDSAGKHVSLEKTVDFPEEATEHDFIPRGWARRRVDFLLRKMELEGEDPASIDEIIALAKKYKFVTPYTSFLAAPRSLLRPRLIRPGDPLLRIKTDPDIVSVTAIFPFGLIKELQYLTQEDVWQTRFLVPKTMKDGTYHCRIVLRDQQGNQYQETKSFVVDSRPPLFRARWEGKFRAGRLIKIIVQADQDTRYLYARLNTLQPVRIQWSQHEKASVGYINVPADLPPGIYELQIFGEDFAHNQSRWSKKVEVL
- a CDS encoding M28 family peptidase, whose product is MRRSWILVIFIFLFPFFVSAVSEDKPLLGFTEKQAAEQKQLESKFDSHLKAENLREWMKKLSARPHHTGSPYDKENAEFMAGLFRSWGYDTQIEQFRVLFPTPKTRILEMIEPETYKAELTEPEIKDDATSGQKEEQLPTYNAYSRDGDVTGELVYVNYGVPKDYEDLKLRGIDVKGKIVIARYGASWRGVKPKVAAENGAIGCIIYSDPRNDGYYYGDVYPKGGWRNENSVQRGSVMDFTEHDGDPLTPFVGATENAKRIRREDSNSITKVPVLPISYKDALPLLRALGGPAAPEAWRGNLPIPYHIGPGPAKVHLKLEFNWDIVPIYNVISRMKGSVYPDQWILRGNHHDAWVNGATDPISGMVALMEEARAMAELAKTGWKPKRTIVFAGWDAEEQGLLGSTEWVETHREELQLKAVAYINTDSNSRGFFDAQGSQTLEKFLNQVVRDVEDPQKKISVQQRLRSYFFVEGDPKAKKEAKEREDLRLPAAGSGSDYTPFLQYAGIASLNIGFGGEEEYGQYHSIYDSFDHYVRFMDTDFAYGVTLAKTGGRCVLRLANAEILPFEFTGLADNIRGYVKEVQELADQMREETEIKNTMIQEKIFEAYFDPTKKYVTPEMQEPVPHLNFAPLQNAATRLEKKAKEYEKSYNDAVKKGKLSSEEIQKLNSILMLTERALTKKEGLPGRPWFTHQIYAPGIYTGYAAKALPAIREAIEQRKWKVAEDQIQVVSKTLENFTQEIEKAEDLVD
- a CDS encoding ABC transporter ATP-binding protein, which encodes MSEIILEVKHVTKRYGTLVAANDVSFQVYRQEIFGILGPNGAGKTTTLEMIETLRPMDSGDVFLNGLDIRKDPQQVKRSIGVQLQSSSFFDKLSLSELLILFGEIYGRRVKPLQLLQEVELQDKIEARVNQLSGGQKQRFSIAAALVNDPVVLFLDEPTTGLDPQARRHLWQVIRKIREEGKTVVLTTHYMEEAEELCDRVAIMDYGKIIAMAPPQELISRLLESGFTKPRAERLATLEDVFLQLTGHTLREEQ
- a CDS encoding ABC transporter permease, with the translated sequence MRLKWVLIAAALKMFFREKEAVFWTLFLPLFMIVLFGFVKFDRLGTIQLGIVDQSGGKINSILSSLSAIKTIQVHHGNQDAEWKALQKGERDVVLLIPPGYQDGQKLIAYTNDAKPQETQLGALILQRIFDEVALQRAGNSQRIQVVTQPVKSRKLTYMDFLLPGILAMSIMQMGVFSVAFVFVDLKKRGILRRLRVTPLNTNDFILAHVVTRLIVLLLQVTLLIASGVIFFHLNFIGSLWNLFVVGVLGSIVFLAIGFCIAGVSKSEDQVAPLANVITLPMMLLSGVFFSRANLPGFAHVITSVFPLTYLADGLRSIAIDGAGLREVLHPMAGLGVWCVVFCFLAVKLFRWE
- a CDS encoding outer membrane protein transport protein; translation: MTISRWLTVLLVSLVFTVPSFAVTDEEIFRAFSLNLTTPGARAIGMGGAFIGRADDATAAETNPAGLTILARPEISLEYRHRDSRRFETRITNMPITNLDSTPTPPNIGTNFGLADFRATDELDQVNALGFASYVHPFENWTLGISRHELINAEATVFGEVSASPFHFLEPNSFSGAAEISDVNYGFTGATKIGDHVSLGGTLKISDFSIRSNIGARQKAQPGFGDHFTSIYDTSDVKVGINLGVLVAPVSWVSIGAVYKYDPQFNLRTIVTNVDSADGPQQVVTNVGFDVPDQLGTGVSVTAADFTVNFDVIRVFYSQLEDVQAGFSLFTHLLPFPKEQVVFRIDDGTDIHVGAEYLIRAESSVLAFRGGFYRQSRNLFYFVTAPAAGDFLVPIFDTEAHDPLNHITIGGGVTFGRVQFDAAADFALEDEIRETGLLTDRTEVSRRGFELVLSSVVRF